In Synechococcus sp. Nb3U1, one DNA window encodes the following:
- a CDS encoding DUF4079 domain-containing protein — MSTQLLHWLELALPFFHPVLMILAFALALYALYLGIQARRVRTVSADERKVLIKGKFGQRHFLVGSLFLLLMVFGAIGGMGVTYLNNGKLFVGPHLLAGLGIVALVATSASLVPLMKDGQKVWARNVHVVLNVVILGVLGWQAVTGFQIVQRILTQMLTTPQVA, encoded by the coding sequence ATGAGCACTCAACTCCTCCACTGGCTTGAGCTAGCCCTGCCCTTCTTTCATCCGGTTCTGATGATTTTGGCCTTTGCTCTCGCCCTTTATGCCCTCTACCTCGGGATCCAGGCGCGGCGAGTGCGTACCGTTTCAGCGGATGAGCGCAAAGTGTTGATCAAAGGGAAATTTGGCCAGCGGCATTTTTTGGTTGGATCCCTGTTTCTGCTGCTGATGGTGTTTGGGGCGATTGGCGGCATGGGAGTCACTTATCTCAACAATGGCAAGCTGTTTGTTGGGCCGCACCTGTTAGCGGGGTTAGGCATTGTAGCGTTAGTGGCCACCTCTGCTTCCCTGGTTCCCCTTATGAAAGATGGGCAAAAAGTCTGGGCGCGCAATGTGCATGTTGTCTTGAATGTGGTGATCCTAGGGGTACTCGGTTGGCAAGCGGTGACCGGGTTTCAAATTGTGCAGCGTATCCTCACCCAGATGCTAACCACGCCCCAAGTAGCCTAA